The genomic interval TCGAGCGCACTCTCGAGGGCCTGTCGATCGTGGTCACCGGTTCGCTGCAGACCCTTTCCCGCGACGAGGCCAAGGAGGCGATCCTGGTCCGCGGCGGCAAGGCGGCGGGCTCGGTCTCGAAGAAGACCGCGTACGTGGTGATCGGCGACGCGCCGGGCTCCAAGGCGGCCAAGGCGGAGGAACTGGGCGTCCCGATCCTGGACGAGGACGGCTTCCGGCGATTACTCGAGGGCGGTCCGTCCGCGCTGGAGTGATCCGGCGGAGGTCTCCGTGCCGGGTAGAACAAGCGAAAGGTGTTGTGTGATGGTGGATTCCGGCATCGAGCTCCGGACGGCGCGGACCGAGGAGTTCGCGACCGTGGGCGCACTGACCGTCGAGGTCTATGTCGGTGAGGGGCACGTCGACGCCGAAAGCCCCTACGTCGCAGAGCTGTTCGACACCGCGACCCGCTCGGCGGCTGCCGAGGTGCTGGTGGCCGTGCGCGACGGCGAGGTGCTCGGCTCGCTCACCATCGCCCGGTACGGGACCGACTACGCCGCCATCGCCCGGCCGGGTGAACTGGAGTTCCGGATGCTCGCGGTGGCCAAGCGAGCGCGCGGCGCGGGTGTGGGCACGGCGCTGGTGAATCGGGTCATCGACACCGCGCGCGCCGAGGGCCTGTCCGCGGTCGTGCTCACCACCATGCCGTCGATGCCCGAGGCGCGGCGCATCTACGAGCGGCTGGGCTTCGCCGGTGTGCCCGAACGTGATTGGCGGACCGCCACCGGACTGCCCCTGACGGTCATGCGACTGGCGGTGTGAGCGGTCCCGGGTGCACGTCTCAGCCGAGGACGGTGGCGATTATCCCCGTGAGATAACCCAGCCGCGCCACTTCCGACGGCCGGAACTCCGGTCCGCCCGGGCGGCCGAGCAGCAGCACCTTGCCGGTGTTACCCAGCGGGGCCGCGGCCAGCTTGGTGTCCATGTCCTTCCAGATCTGCGGCACCCAGCCGGCCTCGCCGTCGAGCGCGGCCGGCTTCTCCAGCGGCATCCACGGCACCGTCACCGCCTGGGTCTGCGGTGCGCTCTGGCTGCCCACCACCCGGTAGGCGCCCTGCGGGCCCATGTCGATCACGGTGCTCCAGCCGACGCGCAGTACGCGGGGCACCCCCTCGACGAGCACCTGTAATCGGTCGTCGCGGGCGCTGGCCACCTGGTCGATCAGTTCCAGCTCGCGATGGGTGTCGAGGATGCCGGAGTACGGTCGCAGCGAGTCGACCCGCACATCGGCCAGGGATTCGGCCGCGGTGATCAAGGTGTCGGGTAGCGCGCCCGAGGGAACCTCCACCACGAGATCGTCGATCGCGTAGCCGGCGCCGCGTTCGACCACATCCAGCGAGAGGATGTCGGCGCCGACGGAGCCCAGAGCCAATGCGAGTGAACCGAGACTTCCCGGGCGATCCGGAAGTTGCACGCGAAGCAGGAATGACACGTGCGTTCCTTCCTTTCCTGTGCGACCGAAACTTTCGGACGGATACCCCCGTCTCGCAATACTTACACTCGCGGGTCTCGGTCACCGACTCGAAGCCGGGGGAGTGACGTATGCCACTGCCATTGTGGGCCGGGTGGCGCCGAACGGCTAGGCTATAGCCTCGCCATCTCCAACCTGCCGAAAGGGGTCCCGCGGTGCCCGCCATCTCCCGCGACGAGGTCGCACACCTCGCCCGGTTGTCCCGGCTCGCCCTGACCGACGAAGAGCTCGACCGGTATGCCGGCCAGCTCGATTCGATCCTGAGCCACGTGCAGGTCATCGCGGAAGTCGCCGCCGACGTGCCGGCCACCGCCTCGCCGAACCCGACCACCAACGTGACCCGCCCGGACACCGTCGTGCCCGGCCTCACGCCGGAGCAGGCGCTGTCGGGTGCGCCCGCGGTCGAGGAACAGCGCTTCATGGTCCCGCAGATCCTGGGAGAGGGCGAATGAGCGACAGCGAGCTGACGAAGCTGAGCGCGGCCGAGCTGGCGGCGAAGATCCACGCCCGCGAGGTGTCCTCCGTCGAGGTCACCGAGGCGCATCTGCGGCGCATCGCGGATGTGGACGGCGAGTACAACGCCTTCCTGCACGTGGCCGGTGAGCAGGCCCGCCGGACCGCCGCCGAGGTGGACCGCGCGATCGCCGCCGGAACCGTGGCCTCGCCGCTGGCCGGAGTTCCGTTGGCGCTCAAGGATGTTTTCACCACCACGGACATGCCGACCACCTGCGGGTCGAAGATCCTGGAGGGCTGGGTTCCGCCGTACGACGCGACCGTGACGGCGAAGCTGCGCGAGGCCGGCATCCCGATCCTCGGCAAGACCAACATGGACGAGTTCGCGATGGGTTCGTCCACGGAGAACTCGGCCTACGGCCCGACGCTGAATCCGTGGGATCCCCAGCGCATTCCGGGCGGTTCCGGCGGCGGATCGGCGACGGCGCTGGCGGCCTATGAGGCACCGCTGTCCATCGGCACCGACACGGGCGGTTCGATCCGCCAGCCCGCCGCGATGACCGGTACGGTCGGGACCAAGCCGACCTACGGCACGGTGTCGCGGTACGGCCTGGTGGCCTGCGCCTCGTCGCTGGACCAGGGCGGTCCGTGCGGGCGCACCGTGCTCGACACGGCGCTGCTGCACGAGGTGATCGCCGGTTACGACCCGAAGGATTCGACCTCGCGCAACGCCCCGGTCGCCCCGGTGGTCGAGGCGGCGCGCCAGGGTGCGCGCGGCGATCTCGGCGGCGTGAAGATCGGTGTGGTCAAGGAGTTGCACTCCGAGAGCTATCAGCCGGGCGTGCTCGCCTCCTTCGACGCGGCCGTGGCCGTGCTGAAGGACCTGGGCGCCGAGGTGATCGAGGTGTCCTGCCCGCACTTCGAATACGCGCTGCCCGCCTACTATCTGATCCTCCCCAGCGAGGTGTCGTCGAACCTGGCCCGGTTCGACGCCATGCGCTATGGCCTGCGCGTGGACGACGACGGGCAGCACAGCGCCGAACAGGTGATGGCCGCGACCCGCGAGGCCGGTTTCGGGCCGGAGGTCAAGCGCCGCATCATGATCGGCACCTACGCGCTGTCGGCCGGGTACTACGACGCCTACTACGGTCAGGCGCTGAAGGTGCGCACGCTGATCGCGCAGGACTTCGACAAGGCCTACGAGCAGGTCGATGTGCTGGTCTCGCCGACGAGCCCGTTCACCGCGTGGAAACTGGGCGAGAAGGTCGACGACCCCCTGGCCATGTACCTGTCGGACCTGTGCACGCTCCCGACCAACCTGGCCGGATACTGCGGCATGTCGGTGCCGTCCGGGCTGAGCCGCGACGACGGCATGCCGGTCGGCCTCCAGATCATGGCACCGGCACTCGCCGACGACCGCCTCTACCGCGTGGGCGCGGCCTACGAGACAGCCCGCGGTGCCATCGCCTGAGCGCACGGCGCTTTCGCGTAAGGGAGGCAACGGCTTCGATGGGCGGGCCCGCCCTCGGAGCGGTGCCCGTCGCTCAAGGCCGCGGCCAGGGCCGTCCGTCGATGCGTTCTATGTCGGTGTTGAGCCGTTGGAGGTAGCCGGCGAAGGTGGCGACGTCGTCGGCCGACCAGTCCTTCATTACGCGGCCCAGGCCGTCGACGT from Nocardia wallacei carries:
- the gatA gene encoding Asp-tRNA(Asn)/Glu-tRNA(Gln) amidotransferase subunit GatA, whose translation is MSDSELTKLSAAELAAKIHAREVSSVEVTEAHLRRIADVDGEYNAFLHVAGEQARRTAAEVDRAIAAGTVASPLAGVPLALKDVFTTTDMPTTCGSKILEGWVPPYDATVTAKLREAGIPILGKTNMDEFAMGSSTENSAYGPTLNPWDPQRIPGGSGGGSATALAAYEAPLSIGTDTGGSIRQPAAMTGTVGTKPTYGTVSRYGLVACASSLDQGGPCGRTVLDTALLHEVIAGYDPKDSTSRNAPVAPVVEAARQGARGDLGGVKIGVVKELHSESYQPGVLASFDAAVAVLKDLGAEVIEVSCPHFEYALPAYYLILPSEVSSNLARFDAMRYGLRVDDDGQHSAEQVMAATREAGFGPEVKRRIMIGTYALSAGYYDAYYGQALKVRTLIAQDFDKAYEQVDVLVSPTSPFTAWKLGEKVDDPLAMYLSDLCTLPTNLAGYCGMSVPSGLSRDDGMPVGLQIMAPALADDRLYRVGAAYETARGAIA
- the gatC gene encoding Asp-tRNA(Asn)/Glu-tRNA(Gln) amidotransferase subunit GatC, giving the protein MPAISRDEVAHLARLSRLALTDEELDRYAGQLDSILSHVQVIAEVAADVPATASPNPTTNVTRPDTVVPGLTPEQALSGAPAVEEQRFMVPQILGEGE
- a CDS encoding amino acid-binding protein; translation: MSFLLRVQLPDRPGSLGSLALALGSVGADILSLDVVERGAGYAIDDLVVEVPSGALPDTLITAAESLADVRVDSLRPYSGILDTHRELELIDQVASARDDRLQVLVEGVPRVLRVGWSTVIDMGPQGAYRVVGSQSAPQTQAVTVPWMPLEKPAALDGEAGWVPQIWKDMDTKLAAAPLGNTGKVLLLGRPGGPEFRPSEVARLGYLTGIIATVLG
- a CDS encoding GNAT family N-acetyltransferase produces the protein MVDSGIELRTARTEEFATVGALTVEVYVGEGHVDAESPYVAELFDTATRSAAAEVLVAVRDGEVLGSLTIARYGTDYAAIARPGELEFRMLAVAKRARGAGVGTALVNRVIDTARAEGLSAVVLTTMPSMPEARRIYERLGFAGVPERDWRTATGLPLTVMRLAV